From Nicotiana tabacum cultivar K326 chromosome 22, ASM71507v2, whole genome shotgun sequence, one genomic window encodes:
- the LOC107830370 gene encoding uncharacterized protein LOC107830370, with product MASLSSVSVAHVSFSISNLQVPRNYRRLPTLFASSSATPSHESSSSTQSGSVLSSTNSPPKVPFVESSKIPDTGFNYALANPNGNPVIRFVQHTESAIERAIFDFRFLALLAIGGSLAGSLLCFLNGCVYIVDAYKVYWSSCVKGIHTGQMVLRLVEAIDVYLAGTVMLIFGMGLYGLFITNVSPDVHPSSDRALKQSSLFGMFALKERPKWMKISSLDELKTKVGHVIVMILLVKMFERSKMVTIATGTDLLSYSVCIFLSSASLYILHNLHKE from the exons ATGGCTTCATTAAGTTCAGTTTCAGTTGCGCACGTATCATTTTCCATCTCTAACCTTCAAGTTCCAAGAAATTACAGACGTTTGCCTACTTTATTTGCATCATCATCAGCTACGCCTTCTCATGAATCATCTTCATCCACACAAAGTGGGAGTGTATTATCCTCAACTAATTCTCCACCAAAAGTTCCCTTTGTTGAGTCTTCTAAAATCCCGGATACTGGATTCAACTATGCTTTGGCAAATCCTAATGGAAACCCAGTTATTAGATTTGTTCAGCACACCGAATCAGCTATTGAAAGG GCAATATTTGACTTCCGTTTTCTGGCACTCCTTGCTATCGGAGGTTCATTGGCTGGTTCTCTGCTCTGCTTCCTCAAT GGTTGTGTCTACATTGTTGACGCTTACAAAGTTTATTGGAGCAGCTGTGTCAAAGGAATTCACACAGGACAAATGGTTCTGCGATTGGTTGAAGCTATAG ATGTTTATCTTGCTGGGACCGTGATGTTAATATTTGGGATGGGCTTGTATGGATTGTTCATCACTAATGTCTCTCCTGATGTGCATCCAAGCAGTGATCGTGCCCTCAAGCAGTCTTCCTTGTTTGGGATGTTTGCTCTGAAG GAGAGGCCAAAATGGATGAAGATCAGTTCGCTTGATGAACTAAAAACCAAAGTGGGACATGTAATTGTCATGATTCTTCTTGTCAAGATGTTCGAGAGGAGCAAGATGGTCACTATAGCCACTGGTACTGATCTGTTGAGCTACTCAGTGTGTATCTTCTTGTCTTCTGCTTCCTTGTATATTCTCCATAATCTGCACAAGGAGTAA